The Miltoncostaea oceani genome includes a region encoding these proteins:
- a CDS encoding cytochrome c oxidase subunit 3, with protein MATTEHEVHAPASGATPPPSRGSQISMGMLSMIFFIGSEVMLFGSLFAAYFFVRFNVADQWPPLNAEGEPFELPKVLTGLNTLILVASSFTLHWGEHRLKHYNDRKGLERGLLVTLFLGATFLIIQINEYIHLGFTPQDQAFGATFYTLTGFHGLHVFVGLTLLTLAFIRVKKAHDFTPQWATPLAAASLYWHFVDVVWVLLFVLVYLI; from the coding sequence ATGGCCACGACCGAGCACGAGGTCCACGCGCCGGCGTCGGGGGCCACGCCCCCGCCCTCGCGGGGCAGCCAGATCAGCATGGGCATGCTCTCGATGATCTTCTTCATCGGGTCCGAGGTGATGCTCTTCGGCTCCCTCTTCGCCGCCTACTTCTTCGTGCGCTTCAACGTCGCCGACCAGTGGCCGCCGCTGAACGCCGAGGGCGAGCCGTTCGAGCTGCCGAAGGTCCTCACCGGCCTCAACACCCTGATCCTGGTCGCCTCCAGCTTCACGCTCCACTGGGGCGAGCACCGGCTCAAGCACTACAACGACCGCAAGGGCCTCGAGCGCGGCCTGCTGGTCACGCTGTTCCTGGGCGCGACCTTCCTGATCATCCAGATCAACGAGTACATCCACCTGGGCTTCACGCCCCAGGACCAGGCGTTCGGCGCGACCTTCTACACGCTGACCGGCTTCCACGGCCTGCACGTGTTCGTCGGCCTGACGCTGCTCACCCTCGCGTTCATCCGGGTGAAGAAGGCGCACGACTTCACGCCCCAGTGGGCGACGCCGCTCGCGGCCGCCAGCCTGTACTGGCACTTCGTCGACGTGGTCTGGGTCCTGCTCTTCGTCCTCGTCTACCTCATATGA
- a CDS encoding c-type cytochrome: protein MAVAIALGAGVLALAGCGGDDFADADLEAGKQTFATACAGCHTLNDAGTPPANIGPNLDDSFRAAREVGMSDEQFAGVVQRWIRIAQKPMPRDLVVGEDARNVSAYIAAVAGVGGESTVRPANPTPEVPRESRQDQND, encoded by the coding sequence GTGGCCGTGGCCATCGCGCTCGGAGCAGGCGTGCTCGCGCTCGCCGGCTGCGGGGGCGACGACTTCGCGGACGCCGACCTGGAGGCGGGCAAGCAGACCTTCGCGACCGCCTGCGCGGGTTGCCACACGCTGAACGACGCGGGGACGCCCCCCGCGAACATCGGCCCGAACCTGGACGACTCGTTCCGCGCCGCCCGCGAGGTCGGGATGAGCGACGAGCAGTTCGCCGGCGTGGTGCAGCGCTGGATCCGCATCGCCCAGAAGCCCATGCCGCGCGACCTCGTCGTCGGTGAGGACGCCCGCAACGTGTCCGCCTACATCGCCGCGGTCGCCGGGGTCGGTGGCGAGAGCACCGTGCGGCCGGCGAACCCGACCCCCGAGGTCCCCCGGGAGTCGCGCCAGGACCAGAACGACTAG
- a CDS encoding SDR family NAD(P)-dependent oxidoreductase codes for MSGRLEGTRIVVTGASRGLGRAVAEGVAAEGASLVVTATSPERLEATRAAVRARGGEAHPVGLDLRDRVSVAAAAAQSLSALGRVDVLVNNASLLGERMPLETYPAETWDEVMAVNATGTLALIQALLPGIADDGAIVNVTSGAAGRAGWGAYAVSKLALEGITGMLREELADRRIRCVAVNPGGLRTTMRAAAYPDEDPATVPHPSTVVEPFIAIAAGADPGPRIDAATWGGR; via the coding sequence GTGAGCGGCCGCCTGGAGGGGACGAGGATCGTGGTGACCGGGGCCTCCCGCGGCCTCGGCCGCGCGGTGGCGGAGGGCGTCGCCGCGGAGGGTGCGTCGCTGGTCGTGACGGCGACGTCGCCGGAACGCCTGGAGGCGACCCGCGCCGCGGTGCGCGCCCGCGGCGGCGAGGCGCACCCGGTGGGACTCGACCTGCGCGACCGCGTCTCGGTGGCCGCGGCCGCCGCCCAGTCGCTGTCCGCCCTCGGGCGGGTCGACGTGCTCGTCAACAACGCGAGCCTGCTGGGCGAGCGCATGCCCCTCGAGACGTACCCCGCGGAGACGTGGGACGAGGTCATGGCCGTCAACGCCACCGGCACCCTCGCGCTGATCCAGGCGCTGCTGCCGGGGATCGCCGACGACGGCGCGATCGTGAACGTCACCTCCGGGGCGGCGGGCCGCGCGGGGTGGGGCGCCTACGCCGTCTCCAAGCTCGCGCTCGAGGGGATCACGGGGATGCTGCGGGAGGAGCTCGCCGACCGCCGCATCCGCTGCGTCGCGGTCAACCCCGGCGGCCTGCGCACCACCATGCGCGCCGCCGCCTACCCGGACGAGGACCCCGCCACCGTCCCGCACCCCTCCACCGTCGTCGAGCCGTTCATCGCGATCGCCGCGGGCGCCGACCCCGGCCCCCGCATCGACGCCGCCACGTGGGGCGGCCGGTGA